Part of the Woronichinia naegeliana WA131 genome, CTTATTTTTAGAATTCGCAACCTGTGACCGTGTTTAGTATACTCCAGTTTCGGTCACTTAAAGAACCACTCTGACCCCATAGTAATACGCCTCCTTCATTTTTTCTGGGCTGTAATCTTTTAGAAGAGTAGCAATTACATCTCTACTAGTGAAACTAATCAGCGATCGCTCTTATCTTGATTATAATAAAAATAATCTGTCCTTGTAAACAAGAGGTATAAGCTAATGATTATGCAAGTCCAGCCAAAAATCATTTATACACCCGATGAATATTTGGCGATCGAGATTGCCTCAGAGACAAGACATGAATATATTAACGGAGAAATGATTTCTATGACGGGGGGCACACCTGAACATAATGAGATTGCTAGTATTCTTAATGCCATCCTCAGAATTAACCTTAGAGGAAAACCCTATAGTATTTTCATCGCGGATCAAAGACTGTGGATTTCAGAAAGAAAACTTTATACTTATCCTGACGTAATGATCATTCAATGCCCAATTCAATTGCAAACAGGTCGAAAAGATACGGTTACAAATCCCATTTTAATTGCAGAAGTACTTTCTCAATCGACTAGAAGCTATGATAAAGATGAAAAATTTTCAGCATACCGAACCATTCCTAGTTTCAAAGAATATTTATTTATTGATCAATATAGTCAACATATCGAACATTATTCAAAATCTAATTTTAAGCAATGGATTTTTAGTGAATATAATAACCCAGAAGATTGTATACAATTAGTATCAATTGGCTGTGAAATTTCTCTTTTAGAAATCTATGATAGCATTGAGTTTAAAAACAATTAATTTAGCCTTTTTAACGGCTACTTCAGCTTAAAATTAATCACTTTTCTAGTGCTTAAATGAATCGGCTAATTGGTGATCGCCTCTCTTCGATTTAGCTTGCTAGGGAAGTCATTTTAATTGTTGTATAATAACTACGTGACTCTTGAATCTACGTGTTTTTATTTGTTTGGATGAGGATGAATTTTATATGCAGCTAGAACCATTACAAATTCACGATGAGCAGAAACAGTTTGTACAGAATGCGATCGCTACTCGTTTGAAAAAAATGTCCGAATTTGCTAAAACTTGTGAGCTTGAAGCCAATCGCTCCAGTGGATTTAAACGTAAAGGACGATTGATAAATGGCATCTTGGGAGGTCTAACAGCACTGATCGGAGTTACTATCGCTGCTCTTCCCAGTAATGAGATTTGGCCTATTCCTATACTTAATCGTATTTCCGGTATTACGCAAGTTAATACAAGTGATATTAGTAGATCCCTAGGGCTTTTTGGTGCAATAACAGGTTCTGTAATTGGTACGATTGGTCAATTTCTTGATCCGACAAAATCCCGACAACGGGCTATTGATTTGCAGTTATTAAAGGTTAAACTTAGCAACTTGACAGAAGAAAATCAGATAATTTTTTTAGGCTTAAAAAATACTAATCCAGATACAATTGAGTTTATCAATTTGAACAAAAGCCTAATGGAGGAGTTCACTAATATTCAGAAAGAGGCATTTGAGCAGGGCGTAAATATTTAACATATTCCTTGTTAAGGCACTGGTTAAGTGTAGTTGTTGGGCTAAAACGCTTGCCGTGCAAGGGATTAGCAGAGAATACAAAGTTGAAGTAATTCCTACCAAGTTAAACCTTTTTGGAGAATACCAATGGTGACAGCAGAAACTTTTCTCGTTGTAAAATGATAACGGATAAAGTTATGAAACATCCAGAAGATATCGAGAACTCGTTGCAATCCTGAGACCGATTGAGCATAGATATTCTTACGACGGCGAAAGGCAGCTAAATAGGGCTTGCTGAAAAAGTCTACAAAACGAACCTAGATGCCACAGGGCGTGAAAAATGGTGACTTCAGAGATCAGTTTCCAATTTTACCCCGCAACTTTCCAGCAAAGTGCATGGATTTTGAGCTTCCAAATGCCATAACCTTGCACCTGATCGTTTCCAAAATGCCTGAAAGTCTTGTCTAGCAAGGATTTCATTCGTATTCAGCAAGCCCTAAATAGCGTCTGATAGCACTGTTAAATGCCTCTACCTGATTGGTATGTACCTCCTTCTCCTCTGGTTTTTCTCTTGTCTCAGGATGTTCAGGTTTGGGAGTTTCTACCTTATCCAATTTACCTCCCGTATCTCGACGTTTACTACTTTTGTTTGTGAGTCTCACACTTAATCCTTTTGGTAATACTTTACGCGGACGAGGTAGTTGCTGGCCTTGCTTCTCTGTCTTCAAAGTTTTATGGCAAATATCAAACAACAATTTACTGTATCGCCTTTCCACTTCGATGCTTTCAACGTCCTTCAGTTTCTCTGCTTCCGTATATTGGCGCAGGATACAGGCTGACTCGGTTAGATACTGGTTTAACAGTCCTTTTTCTTCTGGAGATATCGGTGACATACTTTTCTCGCTCATCAGTTTTTTTCCATTCTACCCCAGACTTTATGTACTATCGCGCCTGAGTGTACCTAATTGAAATTCCCCAAATCCTTGATATACTTGATGTATCTGACCAACGTTAATTGTAATTATTTGCAAAAAGAATTGAGGCTTAAAACAAACTGATGACAATCTATAACCCCTCCCTCCGTCAAGAACCTCGTTATGAACCGGCGGCGGTGTTACCCGTTACCCGTGATACCTCTCTACTAGATTGGTTACAGGAGACCCATCGTTTGATCCCGCGTGAAAAGGAAGATCCGCAGTTAGAACCTTTAAACGATGATGTTGAAATTTCAGAATTAATGGATGTGGATGATCACCTCTATGATGATGTCGAAGATGATCTCGATTTGAGCGATGAAGACTAAGGATGTTAGTCAAAGACTGGTTTGAGGATGTTTCCAGCCAAGAGAATATCCTTTTTGTCCCCTAAATCTCCCAAGACAGGGGGACTTACTGGTATATTTTTTGTGGGAAATTGCCTAAAAGAAAAATCATTATGAATGCCAAGTCTCCATCCTTAGATGTCTTGAAAAAGCCGACAGGTATCCAATTGTTGGTTTTGTTAACCGTGCTACTCCTCGGCTTAAGTGTGGGTCTAGGCCCCATAGATAGTAATTTTCAGGCTTTTCCAGATCTAACTTTATTGTTGCCCCTGGGCGTAACGGCTCTGTTGAGTGGATTACTGGGCTATGGGGTTGTACCGTTACTACGACAACTCAAGGCGGGGCAAGTTATCCAGGAAGATGGCCCCCAATCCCATTTAAAGAAAGCCGGTACACCGACTATGGGAGGGATTTTTTTTGTCCCTATTGCGATCGCCGTTGCCTTTCTCTGGACAAAGTTTAATCTGGACGTGGTAGCAGTCGGTTTAGTGACCTTGGCCTATATGGGGATCGGTTGGGTGGATGATTGGCAAATTCTTCGACAACAATCCAATAAGGGTCTTACCCCTCGCCAAAAATTAATCCTACAAATTGTGATCGCGGTTGCCTTTTGTGTTTGGATCTTTTTTAGCCAATCGGCTGAGATTACCCAGGTGCAGTTACCTGGACTAATCATTCCCCTCGGTTTTTTCTTTTGGTTCTTGGCGAGTTTTACCCTGGTAGCCGAAAGCAATGCCACCAATTTAACGGATGGGGTGGATGGTTTGGCTGCTGGAACCGCCGCGATCGCTTTTATGGGATTGGGGGTTTTGGTCTCTGGTGACTCACCCGCCTTAGGTATTTTTTGTGCCTGTGTGAGTGGAGGCTGTTTAGGCTTTGTCCAGCACAATCGCAATCCCGCTAAAGTGTTTATGGGCGATACAGGTTCCCTGGCTTTAGGGGGAGGATTAGCGGCTGTTGGCTTAATTAGCGGTAATCTTTGGGGTCTATTGCTATTAAGCGGTATCTTCTTGGCTGAATCCCTATCGGTTATTGCCCAGGTTGGTTACTATAAAGCCACTAAAGGCCCTGATGGTAAAGGCAAACGTCTGTTTAAAATGGCTCCCCTTCATCATCATTTAGAACTCAGTGGTTGGGCAGAAACTCAGATTGTCGGTATGTTTTACCTGATCAATGCCCTATTAGCGATTTCTGCGGTTTTACTCTCTTAGGTCTTAAGTTCAAAGTTCACACATCATTTTTGACCTAAATTGTCCCTAAAACAGCAATTATCCCCTCAAGGTAGGGGATTTTTTACAGCGATCACCGCTTTCTACTCATTTTGAGGTTGCCTAGAGGGTAAGCTCCAAACGGTTAAGCTTGTTTAAATTGACGGGTATAAACCTCGTCTTCTTTTCCAGTTTCAATTTTTAGATCGGAGCGAGGATAGGCAACACATAACAGGACATAACCTTCTGCCTGAAGTTCAGGAGAAATTCCCATGCCATCAGCTTGATCAACGATTCCCTCTAAAATCAAGGCCGCGCAAGTTGTACAAACTCCGGCTCCACAGGAGGTCGGTAAATCTAAGCCCGCATCCTGGGCCACGGCTAAAATAGTTTTATCTTCAGGAACCTGAATGGTATAAATATTTTGATCGTGATAGATCTCAACGTTATAGGTCTGGGACATAATGGAGTTAATAGCTATATAGTTTAAGTTTGGACCCAGATTATCTTAGCAAGTTTTTGTTTCGCTTGGCGCAATTCGCTGACTCAATCAGCAACTTCATGGCCCGCATCGGCGATCGCATTTCTAATATCAGTTTCGGCAGCCGTGGTGTCCACCGTGACTAACTTAGTCGCCACATCTACCTTGACCAGAGCATTGGGGTCTTGATTATGGATGGCTTTGGTAACACCTTCGGCACAACCTTCACAGGCAATACTCGATACCGTCAAAGAAATCGTCATAAAAGTCTATTTTCGGGATAATTATCGAGGTTAAGGAGAATTTTTACCACCTTAGGACAGAAGAGTCTAACCCTTGTTCCAGCTTAATTTTAGCATCCTTTTCAAACCAGACAATAATCTGATCCGGCGTAAGGTCTTCTACGGGCGTTTGGGTCTCTTCGGCAATCAGTTTTAACAGACGCAGGGAAGAAATGGTTAAACGAGTGAGAAACTTTTCTGGTTGAGTTAATAATGCCCTATCCACCGCCCCTGATTCAGTTTCGGTCAAAAATTGGGAAGATCGATCATTAATCATAATCAATAGTGATGACTAGCGTTACAAAAGATATTATCACAATGTAATTGGAGTCATTGACTTAACATCTCTTTTGGGGAACCGAATGAAAGTTTCTCAACACAGCAAAGTTACTTTTTAGAAGGCGAATTTTGAGGTGAGACAGGATACCATTTTTGATACCATTGCTCCATTTCATTAATTTCCTTGGTCTGGGCCTCAATAATCGCCTGAGCCAATTTTTTCATTTCGGGATGTTGACTATTGAGCAGTAAATGTTGAGACATCATGACAGCCATTTGGTGATGAGGAATCATTTCTTCAATAAAGACTTGATCAAAATTCTTGGCCTTACTTAATGCGGTTAGATCTGTCTTCATATTAGACATCATACCTGAATGACCCCCGTGCATCATACCGCCCATGCCTCCCATATTATTACTATTTGGCTTGGGAACGCTGGTTCCATACCACTGTTTATACCACTCCTGCATTTGCTTAATTTCTTGACTTTGACTGACTTTAATATTTTGAGCAAGTTGCTTGATTTCGGGATGTTGAGCACGAGTTAGTGCTAAATCGGCCATGGAGATCGCGCTTTCGTGGTGAGGAATCATCATAATAATGAAGTGTTGATCGTCCATCATGCCCATTCCCCCTCTGTGGTTAGAACCCGCTGACGGTTGGGGTTTAGGAGCCATTTGAGCCAGAAGAGGCGTAATCGAAGTCAATAGTAGGGGAGATAGGGTCAGGAGACTGAGACACAAAACACTGACTCTCGAAACAGATGGCCATGAGTTTTTCATGAATTTTTCTAAAAATTTTAACTGAGAAAATCAACAAGTTTGACGACCTGTCGAATGTGTCGATCATAACATAATTTTTCAAAAATAACCTGAAGCTAGATACCTAATCATTTTCTTTAAATTGACAATCGTTAGTAAATTTTTTCTGTTGAATAAAAATGGTTCTTCTTTATCAATTCTAGAACTTTATTTTTGAAATAAAATAACATCTTCTTGTTCATAGATTTTTTGAAAACGGCGATCGCCTTCTACTTTGGTTAAAAAAGAGGAAACTAACGCTGGTGAACTTTCCCAGCCTGGATGACGACGATTTAACAAAATATAATCAAATTGTCCTAGATCCAAATTTTCAGAGCCATTCACAGCCAGTTTAACGAGAGGACGGTGAGTAAGATGAGGGGCAATTTCCGCGCTAGTTAACACCCCACCCTCGGTTGTAATAGCAGCAATCGCCTGATTGGTTGCCTGCCAGGTATCCCAGGAAGAGAGATAACGATTGGTAAAATAGCCCACTTTAGCCAAAGCAAAAAAGCAAACTAAGGCCCAAAGGAGAATCCAACGGGGACGCTGAAGCCAACTTTTTTGGGCTGCTACAGTATTAATGACCACTAATAATAAAAAAGGTAAAATCGGTAGAGAATATTGATGTAATAAATCTTTTTGACCTTCGTCATTGGCCAGTAAATTCATCAATAATGCCGGTAATGCTGCGATCAAAGGTAATAGATAACGCGGTTTAAGACCCCAAATCAGAGGAATGAGTAATAATAGTAAATAACCTAAGTTCGTGCCATTGAATAATCCCCCTCCTAATAGTCCAGGTTTTAACCAGAAATTCTGAAAGATTTCTAGATAGGAATTGCCTAGATAACTATAGCGAGAGAGATGTCGATTAATGGATTCAGGATTATGGGTAAAAAAAGGAATGATCACTTTACTGGCAATTAAAAACCAACTACTACCTAGAATAAAAGCGATCGCGCCGTAGAGATAATTTTTTTCTAACCAGAGCCAAATTCCTAAACTAGCAACCGTTAACCCTAGAATACCTTTGCAACTACAAACGATTAACAACGCGATTATAAAACCGATTAAAGAGCGTTTTTTCGCAGCAAAAATTGCCCAGAGTAGGGCCGGTAGGGCTATGACATCAGGATGAAAGTCAAAAAGGTTAAGGTTAAAAATGAGCGGATAAAGTAAATAAACACCACTTAAGGTTAGAGCTAGTTGATCTTTAATATTTGCCTGTTTCGCTAATTGATAAATTGGAATCGCCCCCAAAGAAAGCGTGATCGCCTGAATCATCAATAACCAATACACTGACGCATAAATTTTATAAAATAAAGCCAGAGGATAGAAAATTAGAGCGGCATGGTCTCCGAGAATATGGGCATCTAAAAAGGAAGAAATTGGCGGTTTATCCTGACTAATTAAAAAAATAGCCTGATCAAAAATCCCTAAATCCCAGGCAGTGGATTGATACAGAAAATGTCTAAGGCTACTGGCGAAAAACAACACACAAGTACTTGTGAATGCCATGCCCCAAAGAGCGTAACGATTGCGAGACTTGTTCATTATTATTAAACGGATCAAGGTTATCAAAAAAATTGGGTCATGGAACTGGAGACAATCATAACTTAAGAAAGTCTTAACTTCCTAGCGAATAAATCACTTCTAAAATAAAACTGTCAACCTTCTCTGCCATTCTTGCTGGAATTAGCAATCATCACTTTTCATTCAAAACAGACTTAATATAGTCATTGACAGTACCCTTCTTTTTTACCTTTATTCTACTTTAATGATCCGATGAAAATTTTAGTCTTAAATGCCGGCTCTAGTAGTCAAAAAAGTTGTCTTTATAATCTTCTTGATCCTCGTGAAGGAAATACCTTAGACATAGATCTCCCCCAACCCGTTTGGGAGGCAATGATTGATTGGACAGCCCAGGAAGGCCAAGGACTTTTAAGGGTTGAAGCTAACGGGATTAAACAGACCATTCAACTTTCTAACGGTGATCGCCTAGCAGGGATTACCACTATGTTAAATACCCTACAAACAGGAGATACCCAAGTTGTAGAAACGCTCCAAGAAATTGATCGGGTCGGCCATCGAGTGGTATATGGCGGCAGTTATTATTCCGAAGCCACTCAAATTACCCCAGCCGTGAAAGCTGTCATTAAACAACTGATTCCTCGCGCTCCTACTCATAATCCCGCCCATTTAGAAGGCATAGAAGCGATCGAGAAAATTCTAGGGACAGTTCCTCAAATTGCAGTATTTGACACCGCTTTTCACACCACAATTCCTCCGGCGGCGGCCTTTTATCCCATTCCCCAAGCCTGGACAGCAATGGGTATTTATCGTTATGGTTTTCATGGCACAAGTCATAAATTTTGTGCTCAACAAACGGCAAAAATTCTACATCAATCCCTAGCGAATTTAAAGATCATTACCTGTCATATCGGTAATGGAGCGTCTTTAACTGCCATCAAGAATGGCTTAAGTATTGATACCACGATGGGATTTACCCCCCTAGAAGGTCTGATGATGGGGAGTCGCAGTGGTTCAATTGATCCGGCGATTTTGATTTATTTGATGCAGGAGAAAGGATTTACCGCCGAGCAACTCAATCATCTCTTAAATAAAGAATCGGGATTGAAAGGCGTTTCTGGTCTTTCTACGGATTTACGGGTTATCTTACAAGCTATCAAAAACGGTAATGAACAGGCAGAACGGGCTTTTGAAATGTATATTCATCGTTTTCGGGCCTGTGTTGGGCAAATGTTAGCCTCCCTGGGAGGTTTAGATGTT contains:
- a CDS encoding Uma2 family endonuclease, which translates into the protein MIMQVQPKIIYTPDEYLAIEIASETRHEYINGEMISMTGGTPEHNEIASILNAILRINLRGKPYSIFIADQRLWISERKLYTYPDVMIIQCPIQLQTGRKDTVTNPILIAEVLSQSTRSYDKDEKFSAYRTIPSFKEYLFIDQYSQHIEHYSKSNFKQWIFSEYNNPEDCIQLVSIGCEISLLEIYDSIEFKNN
- a CDS encoding acetate kinase, yielding MKILVLNAGSSSQKSCLYNLLDPREGNTLDIDLPQPVWEAMIDWTAQEGQGLLRVEANGIKQTIQLSNGDRLAGITTMLNTLQTGDTQVVETLQEIDRVGHRVVYGGSYYSEATQITPAVKAVIKQLIPRAPTHNPAHLEGIEAIEKILGTVPQIAVFDTAFHTTIPPAAAFYPIPQAWTAMGIYRYGFHGTSHKFCAQQTAKILHQSLANLKIITCHIGNGASLTAIKNGLSIDTTMGFTPLEGLMMGSRSGSIDPAILIYLMQEKGFTAEQLNHLLNKESGLKGVSGLSTDLRVILQAIKNGNEQAERAFEMYIHRFRACVGQMLASLGGLDVLVFTAGVGENSAIVREKVCAGFTFLGLKLDLEKNAQSPLNEDIATPDSTIRILVIHTEEDWAIAQECWQFNLAE
- the mraY gene encoding phospho-N-acetylmuramoyl-pentapeptide-transferase: MMNAKSPSLDVLKKPTGIQLLVLLTVLLLGLSVGLGPIDSNFQAFPDLTLLLPLGVTALLSGLLGYGVVPLLRQLKAGQVIQEDGPQSHLKKAGTPTMGGIFFVPIAIAVAFLWTKFNLDVVAVGLVTLAYMGIGWVDDWQILRQQSNKGLTPRQKLILQIVIAVAFCVWIFFSQSAEITQVQLPGLIIPLGFFFWFLASFTLVAESNATNLTDGVDGLAAGTAAIAFMGLGVLVSGDSPALGIFCACVSGGCLGFVQHNRNPAKVFMGDTGSLALGGGLAAVGLISGNLWGLLLLSGIFLAESLSVIAQVGYYKATKGPDGKGKRLFKMAPLHHHLELSGWAETQIVGMFYLINALLAISAVLLS
- a CDS encoding heavy-metal-associated domain-containing protein yields the protein MTVSSIACEGCAEGVTKAIHNQDPNALVKVDVATKLVTVDTTAAETDIRNAIADAGHEVAD
- a CDS encoding DUF3134 domain-containing protein, yielding MTIYNPSLRQEPRYEPAAVLPVTRDTSLLDWLQETHRLIPREKEDPQLEPLNDDVEISELMDVDDHLYDDVEDDLDLSDED
- a CDS encoding DUF305 domain-containing protein, with the translated sequence MCLSLLTLSPLLLTSITPLLAQMAPKPQPSAGSNHRGGMGMMDDQHFIIMMIPHHESAISMADLALTRAQHPEIKQLAQNIKVSQSQEIKQMQEWYKQWYGTSVPKPNSNNMGGMGGMMHGGHSGMMSNMKTDLTALSKAKNFDQVFIEEMIPHHQMAVMMSQHLLLNSQHPEMKKLAQAIIEAQTKEINEMEQWYQKWYPVSPQNSPSKK
- a CDS encoding DUF2079 domain-containing protein — translated: MNKSRNRYALWGMAFTSTCVLFFASSLRHFLYQSTAWDLGIFDQAIFLISQDKPPISSFLDAHILGDHAALIFYPLALFYKIYASVYWLLMIQAITLSLGAIPIYQLAKQANIKDQLALTLSGVYLLYPLIFNLNLFDFHPDVIALPALLWAIFAAKKRSLIGFIIALLIVCSCKGILGLTVASLGIWLWLEKNYLYGAIAFILGSSWFLIASKVIIPFFTHNPESINRHLSRYSYLGNSYLEIFQNFWLKPGLLGGGLFNGTNLGYLLLLLIPLIWGLKPRYLLPLIAALPALLMNLLANDEGQKDLLHQYSLPILPFLLLVVINTVAAQKSWLQRPRWILLWALVCFFALAKVGYFTNRYLSSWDTWQATNQAIAAITTEGGVLTSAEIAPHLTHRPLVKLAVNGSENLDLGQFDYILLNRRHPGWESSPALVSSFLTKVEGDRRFQKIYEQEDVILFQK
- a CDS encoding 2Fe-2S iron-sulfur cluster-binding protein codes for the protein MSQTYNVEIYHDQNIYTIQVPEDKTILAVAQDAGLDLPTSCGAGVCTTCAALILEGIVDQADGMGISPELQAEGYVLLCVAYPRSDLKIETGKEDEVYTRQFKQA